The Streptococcus oralis region ACCAATGATACGATGCTCGTCGATAGACTCAATCGCTTCCACCGTCTGGTCGCGAGGATCTACAGCCGTCACACGGAAATTAGGTGCTAGGTCTTTGATACTTTGTCGATGGACTGAGTTGACTTGGCTTTCTTTGCCGAACAACTTAGCAACCACGCTTCCTTCTACTGTTTCAATAGAATGAGATGTTCCAAAAGGCAAACCTTGCCAATGCCCCTCAATTTCTTGGTAGAGAGTACCGCCAAAAGCAACATTGACCAGCTGAACACCACGGCAGATTGCTAAAATGGGCTTATCCTGGCGAAGAGCTTCTTTCAAGAGTGCCAGCTCAAACTCATCACGCACTAGGTTGTAATCATCGCTCTCGATGGTTTTTTTCTCCCCATAAAACTGAGGATGGACATTTTGCCCACCTGTCAAGATGAGTTTGTCGATCATTTCCACATAATCGCGAACAATGGACTCATCCCCTACAGGAAT contains the following coding sequences:
- a CDS encoding gamma-glutamyl-gamma-aminobutyrate hydrolase family protein, translating into MARTVVGVAANLCPVDAEGKNIHSSVSCKFAESIRQVGGLPLVIPVGDESIVRDYVEMIDKLILTGGQNVHPQFYGEKKTIESDDYNLVRDEFELALLKEALRQDKPILAICRGVQLVNVAFGGTLYQEIEGHWQGLPFGTSHSIETVEGSVVAKLFGKESQVNSVHRQSIKDLAPNFRVTAVDPRDQTVEAIESIDEHRIIGLQWHPEFLVNEEDGNLELFEYLLNEL